From one Montipora capricornis isolate CH-2021 chromosome 10, ASM3666992v2, whole genome shotgun sequence genomic stretch:
- the LOC138019364 gene encoding uncharacterized protein: MKAAFENLVVKHEEYTQLILDDEAFEQEEKRLEECEDFYLEMEIGAKDYTKMKSASKGEKSGLDNGKSASDNGTSVVESEKSVLESGTSELESGAKDSESVIEMEITKQAGNSAVQGKGISIEGPAANGTEAGSGIEHPTPEENTEGNGVTCSNGTKNESSVNVSCGFKMEKPKMPRFAGDVRDYAIFRSDFKHAVDSRYSKRDAISLLRTSLQGRPLDLIKGIGTDYDAAWSYLDSVYGDPRFVADTITQDITKFRPLRDGEDARFCDLVHLVQRSFTTLKEVGRPHDMDNNHMLALIEQRMCTDDRKVWARHQEISGKEATLAQLIAWMNTEMKSRMRATAPLRCTGPPARHPVNHIGSDFNAPKAGLPHKCWICKNSSHWTDQCQKFASLSLENRIKAVKENHACFSCLKRAGRDHRSINCSRRRQCPEKSNGSQCPYYHHPLLHGAIQSTVATITSVINNQKALLPSVQVDIVGSGRLLQRANALLDSGAQISLIRSSVAEDLKLKGTDRVITITKVGGLEEELITKSYQVRIRSLEDRSAHVIQAIGIPSISEDITDVKVADIARQFGLGKGQIRRGKGHIDLLIGIDQAKLHTGETREAGNVVARHSPLGWVVFGAVPGKQLEASHVYHIKLETPVDMTDFWTTESMGVSVKPCSCEAGELSQIEREEAKIIEESCEKIDNQWLIPYPWKKDPRQLPNNKSQAIKKLEATERRLLKNPDHAAAYDLQMVEMNELQFSRRLTEKEARGYSGPVHFISHHEVLRPESKSTPVRIVFNSSAAFQGHKLNEYWMKGPDLLNDLFGVVLRFRENQVAFIGDISKMYHRICIPEMDQHVHRFLWRNLQTHREPDVYVKTVLTFGDKPAPAMAQIALRKTAEEAKEAFPAAAQVIQNNTYMDDICDSVPTKKEARDLTRDIDSVLETGGFRVKGWVSNKVETLDPPKGEQKAATFLQGGSVEKVLGVVWDSCTDTFSFAVKSDLLDCQEPIQLSKRKVLSQIARIYDPIGFASAFIISAKIALQALWKRGISWDEELSSELSQRWKKLFQEMVQLNGVRFDRCLTPPNAIGQPVLCVFSDASEDAFGACAYARWQLSTGGFNAKFIAAKSRVAPLKKLTIPRLELQGAVLASRLGKTILKESRLKFEKSVFFLDSKIVLAWICSETRRFKPFVSVRVGEIQDNSDPAQWRHVPGEQNVADDVSRGIPVESLAGRWQYGPDFLRLPESEWPQDSSVADKVDVETEHRKVHIVGEQIKTRSPIDCDKFSSWRRLIRVTAYTLRFIRRVRARGHKESAEEGIPLKSEDGPLSPEELKDAETFWLKESQKTLRDRLSKGEFRNLSPYVDQEGVWRVGGRADKALVSYETRHPVLLPGDHRISRLIVQHAHQFGHPGVATTVAKTRTKYWIVRAHDLAKSIKFRCVVCREIGARVESQVMADLPQSRLAPFTPPFHHTSCDYFGPYRVRISRNKIVKHYAVIFTCLNTRAVHLELAADCTTMEFMQILRRFYALRGVPALMISDNGSQLVGAERELRKMVEGLDTDKLQEFSAERGMKWQFTTPAAPHQNGCAESLVKSCKIGLKKAIGEQVLTPLELQTCLVEVANLVNQRPIGRIPSDPDDGSYLCPNDMLLGRASSTVPQGPFRHTKNPRHRVEFVQRIVDSFWTRWTRDVFPSLLPRKQWHAEKRNVRVDDFVIVQTSNAIRGTWNVGRVVSVYPGKDGRVRNVKVKTRSGEYERPISKIAVIYPAEGYEDQDK, translated from the coding sequence ATGAAAGCAGCGTTCGAGAACTTGGTGGTGAAACACGAGGAATACACGCAGTTGATTCTGGATGATGAAGCATTCGAACAGGAGGAGAAACGGTTGGAGGAGTGCGAGGACTTCTATCTTGAGATGGAAATCGGTGCAAAGGATTACACGAAAATGAAATCAGCATCGAAAGGCGAAAAATCAGGATTGGACAACGGAAAGTCGGCATCGGACAATGGAACATCGGTCGTGGAAAGTGAAAAATCAGTATTGGAGAGCGGAACTTCGGAGCTGGAGAGCGGAGCGAAGGATTCAGAGAGTGTAATTGAGATGGAAATCACAAAACAAGCAGGAAATTCAGCAGTACAAGGCAAAGGAATCAGTATCGAGGGACCAGCTGCGAACGGAACAGAAGCTGGGTCAGGAATCGAACACCCGACACCTGAAGAAAACACGGAAGGAAACGGAGTTACTTGTAGTAACGGGACCAAAAACGAAAGCAGCGTAAATGTTtcatgtggttttaaaatggaaaaGCCAAAGATGCCTCGCTTCGCAGGGGACGTTAGGGACTATGCGATATTCCGGTCCGACTTCAAACACGCGGTGGATAGCAGGTACAGCAAGAGAGATGCGATTTCTTTGCTTCGTACAAGTTTACAAGGGCGACCACTGGACTTGATAAAGGGCATCGGTACAGATTACGACGCCGCTTGGAGCTATCTAGACTCGGTCTACGGTGACCCTAGATTCGTAGCAGACACCATAACCCAGGATATCACAAAGTTCAGACCTCTTCGCGATGGGGAAGATGCTAGGTTTTGCGATTTGGTGCACCTTGTGCAAAGAAGTTTTACCACACTTAAAGAGGTTGGACGACCGCATGACATGGATAACAATCACATGTTGGCCCTTATCGAGCAAAGAATGTGTACGGACGACCGTAAAGTATGGGCGCGTCACCAAGAGATCAGCGGAAAGGAAGCAACCCTGGCTCAGTTAATTGCGTGGATGAATACTGAGATGAAGTCCAGGATGAGAGCGACGGCACCTTTGAGATGCACAGGCCCACCAGCAAGGCATCCCGTTAACCATATTGGATCCGATTTTAACGCTCCAAAGGCAGGTCTACCGCACAAGTGTTGGATTTGCAAAAATTCAAGTCACTGGACTGATCAATGTCAGAAGTTTGCCTCGTTGAGTCTAGAAAATAGGATAAAGGCTGTAAAGGAGAACCACGCATGCTTCAGCTGCTTAAAACGCGCCGGAAGAGACCACAGGTCCATTAATTGTTCCAGAAGACGCCAGTGTCCTGAAAAAAGCAATGGAAGCCAATGCCCTTATTACCATCACCCTCTCTTACACGGAGCAATTCAGTCGACTGTCGCAACTATAACGTCAGTGATTAACAACCAGAAAGCATTGTTGCCTAGCGTGCAAGTGGACATCGTTGGATCAGGCCGTCTCTTGCAGAGAGCGAACGCGTTACTTGACTCAGGGGCTCAGATCAGCTTAATCAGATCGAGTGTAGCCGAAGACCTCAAACTAAAAGGAACGGACAGAGTGATAACAATCACAAAGGTGGGCGGCCTAGAAGAAGAACTCATCACAAAGAGTTATCAAGTCCGCATAAGATCACTTGAAGACCGCAGCGCACACGTCATACAAGCAATCGGAATTCCCTCTATCAGCGAGGACATCACGGATGTCAAGGTTGCCGACATTGCAAGACAATTTGGTCTCGGAAAAGGTCAGATTCGTCGAGGAAAAGGACATATAGACTTGCTCATTGGAATAGATCAAGCGAAGCTGCACACGGGTGAAACGAGAGAAGCAGGAAACGTGGTAGCCCGCCATTCACCTCTCGGTTGGGTGGTTTTTGGAGCAGTTCCTGGTAAGCAGTTAGAGGCCAGTCATGTTTACCATATCAAGCTCGAAACGCCTGTAGACATGACAGACTTTTGGACCACGGAAAGTATGGGTGTTTCTGTAAAGCCTTGTAGTTGTGAAGCTGGAGAGCTCAGTCAGATTGAAAGGGAAGAAGCGAAGATCATAGAAGAATCCTGCGAGAAGATAGACAATCAGTGGCTAATCCCTTATCCCTGGAAAAAGGATCCACGTCAGTTACCCAACAACAAGTCTCAAGCAATTAAGAAATTAGAGGCAACCGAACGCCGGCTGTTGAAGAATCCAGATCACGCCGCTGCCTATGATCTCCAAATGGTTGAGATGAATGAACTACAGTTTTCAAGACGATTAACAGAGAAAGAGGCTAGAGGATACTCTGGTCCTGTCCACTTCATCTCACACCACGAGGTTTTACGACCAGAAAGCAAGAGCACGCCAGTTCGGATTGTGTTCAACTCGTCAGCTGCGTTCCAAGGGCACAAGTTAAACGAATATTGGATGAAAGGACCCGACCTACTGAATGACTTGTTTGGTGTTGTTCTCAGGTTCCGAGAAAATCAGGTGGCATTCATCGGGGACATATCCAAAATGTACCATAGAATCTGCATTCCAGAAATGGACCAGCATGTGCACAGGTTCTTGTGGAGGAATTTACAGACACACCGTGAGCCAGACGTTTATGTCAAAACAGTCTTGACATTCGGAGATAAACCAGCCCCTGCAATGGCTCAGATAGCCCTTCGAAAAACAGCAGAAGAAGCGAAAGAAGCCTTCCCAGCAGCAGCGCAAGTAATTCAGAATAATACCTACATGGATGACATCTGCGACTCAGTACCAACCAAGAAAGAAGCACGCGACCTGACCAGAGATATAGACAGCGTACTGGAGACAGGAGGTTTTAGAGTAAAAGGCTGGGTGTCAAACAAAGTGGAAACATTAGATCCCCCCAAAGGAGAACAGAAAGCAGCAACTTTCCTGCAAGGAGGAAGTGTAGAGAAAGTGTTGGGAGTGGTGTGGGACAGCTGCACAGATACGTTTTCGTTTGCAGTAAAATCTGATCTACTTGATTGTCAAGAGCCGATACAGCTTTCAAAGAGAAAAGTGCTGAGCCAAATAGCGCGCATCTACGACCCAATAGGATTTGCAAGTGCATTCATTATCAGTGCCAAGATCGCTCTTCAGGCGCTTTGGAAAAGGGGAATCAGCTGGGATGAAGAGTTATCGTCCGAGCTGTCTCAAAGGTGGAAAAAACTATTCCAAGAAATGGTGCAGTTGAATGGGGTGCGGTTTGATAGATGTCTTACGCCGCCAAACGCAATTGGACAGCCCGTCCTTTGTGTTTTCTCTGATGCTTCAGAAGATGCATTTGGGGCTTGTGCATATGCAAGATGGCAATTAAGTACCGGAGGTTTCAACGCAAAGTTCATCGCGGCCAAGTCAAGAGTAGCGCCTTTGAAGAAACTGACCATACCGCGTTTGGAGCTTCAAGGTGCAGTATTAGCCTCCCGACTGGGCAAGACCATTCTTAAAGAATCTCGGCTAAAGTTTGAGAAATCAGTGTTCTTCCTGGATAGCAAGATTGTGTTAGCATGGATCTGCAGTGAAACAAGGCGATTCAAACCATTCGTTTCAGTCAGAGTTGGAGAAATCCAAGATAATTCAGATCCCGCTCAGTGGAGACACGTCCCAGGAGAGCAAAACGTAGCGGATGATGTATCACGTGGAATTCCCGTGGAAAGCTTGGCTGGCAGGTGGCAGTATGGACCAGACTTTCTGCGTCTACCAGAGAGTGAGTGGCCGCAAGACTCCTCAGTTGCTGACAAAGTTGACGTTGAAACGGAGCACCGTAAAGTTCACATAGTTGGTGAGCAGATTAAGACACGTTCTCCCATTGATTGCGACAAGTTTTCAAGTTGGAGACGGCTCATCAGAGTTACAGCTTACACGTTGAGGTTTATTCGCAGAGTGCGAGCACGTGGGCACAAAGAGTCGGCAGAGGAAGGAATACCATTGAAGTCTGAAGATGGCCCTCTCTCACCCGAAGAGTTAAAGGATGCAGAGACTTTCTGGTTAAAGGAGAGTCAGAAAACCCTGAGAGACCGCCTCAGCAAAGGAGAATTTAGAAATCTCAGCCCTTACGTAGACCAAGAAGGCGTATGGAGAGTAGGTGGTCGAGCAGACAAAGCTTTAGTTTCGTATGAGACCAGACATCCTGTGTTACTTCCCGGAGACCATCGGATATCGCGTCTCATCGTTCAGCATGCTCATCAGTTTGGACACCCAGGAGTGGCAACGACAGTagcaaaaacaagaacaaagtaCTGGATCGTTCGAGCTCACGACCTGGCGAAGTCAATAAAGTTCCGTTGTGTGGTTTGCCGTGAAATTGGAGCAAGAGTTGAATCACAAGTCATGGCTGACTTACCTCAAAGTCGTCTGGCACCGTTTACTCCACCGTTTCACCACACATCGTGTGATTACTTTGGCCCTTACCGAGTTAGGATCAGCCGCAACAAGATTGTCAAGCACTATGCTGTGATTTTTACATGTTTAAATACGAGAGCAGTTCATCTTGAACTAGCAGCGGATTGCACGACGATGgaatttatgcaaattcttaGAAGATTCTATGCATTAAGAGGGGTACCCGCGTTGATGATCAGCGACAATGGCTCCCAGTTAGTTGGTGCAGAACGAGAGCTGCGGAAAATGGTTGAGGGATTGGACACCGACAAGTTACAAGAATTCTCTGCGGAAAGAGGAATGAAGTGGCAGTTCACGACCCCGGCGGCTCCACACCAGAACGGTTGTGCGGAATCGTTGGTAAAGAGTTGCAAGATCGGCTTAAAGAAGGCAATTGGAGAGCAAGTACTTACCCCACTGGAGCTGCAGACGTGTCTCGTTGAAGTTGCAAATTTAGTCAATCAGCGTCCAATAGGCCGAATTCCCAGTGATCCCGACGATGGTTCATATCTTTGCCCTAATGATATGTTACTTGGAAGAGCGTCGTCTACTGTTCCACAAGGACCATTCAGGCACACTAAGAATCCCAGGCACAGAGTTGAATTTGTCCAGAGAATAGTTGACTCCTTTTGGACCCGTTGGACAAGAGATGTCTTCCCGTCACTACTACCAAGGAAACAGTGGCATGCCGAGAAACGTAATGTTCGAGTTGATGACTTTGTAATCGTGCAAACTTCAAATGCAATTCGTGGAACATGGAATGTTGGCCGAGTAGTCAGTGTCTACCCCGGAAAGGATGGAAGGGTCAGGAACGTAAAAGTCAAAACCCGCAGTGGCGAGTATGAACGGCCCATCAGCAAGATTGCGGTTATATACCCAGCAGAGGGATACGAAGACCAGGACAAGTAG